ATCCGGAAGGCTTCCTTCCCACCTTCGAGGCAAGTCCAGGGACCGCAAGCCGCCAGATGGCTGCATTCTTTACGCGTAAACCAGACTGCGGGGAAACCAAATCCATTCCTTCCTCCCGGGGACCTCGCTTCCTCCCCACGAAGGTGCGCGGGCTGGCCCCGGCCCCACCGCCCGCCCGGCCGACCTGTCAGTCCCGCCCGCGCGGCGCGGACGCCCCTGGCGCGCATCCCCCCGACTCGCCCGGCCCGGGCCCGCGCCCAACGCCCGCCCGCCGCGCGGCGCCCGGGGTGCCGGGGCAGACAAAGCGGCCCGGCCCCGCCGTGCCCCCGCGGACCGGCGGGCGGAAGGGGGGCGCTCCCCGGGGACCCCCGCGCGGCGGCCAGGCCCAGGGGTCAGGATCGGGGCCGGAGGTCCTGGCTgcgtccccccgccccccggccggCTCTCCGCACAAAATGGAGCCGGCCGGGACGCCGCCGAGAGCGGGGCCCGACGGTGCCCCGGCGCCCCCTCCTCGGCCTCGGGCCCGGAGCTCTGCGGCGACGGCGAGCAGGGGGCGGCCTGGCCCGCGTCCCGCCGCTCCTCGGCCCCGCGCACAAAGAGCCGCGCAACGGCCCCGCGCTCGCTCCTCGGCCGGGCCCGCAGCGGGACAGGCCTCGCAGGCGTCCGCCCGGCCCCGGCTCCGGCCCGGGCGGGAGGGCGGGCAGCAGGGAGGCGAGTGCCCCCGGCCGCGGCGGCGTTGGCGGCGGGGACGGCGCCGGGAGGAGACGGACATTTCATTCGAGCTAAAGTGGAGTCGGTTTAGGAGCGATCATTGGCCGAAGCGAGACACAAACCTCCAATGCAGCCCTGGTTGGCTCCCGTCTCCAATCGGCTGTTTGGTTGGACAGAAAATGGCTGCGAAGGAACCAGTCCCAGCGCGGAGCTCCGCTTCCAGGACTCGGCCTCCCCTCCCTCCGCCGCGGGCCGCTTCCCTCGGCGTGACACCCTCCCTCCGCGCCTCCCGCGCGCCCGCCCGGCgcagccccgccccggccccggccccgcctccTGCCCCGCCCCGTGCGCCGAGCGGCGGCAGCTGTGCCAGCCTGCAGAGCGGGCTGGGGGCAGCTGCGGGTAGGTCCTGCGGGGCACGGCGGAGCCGGCCAGCGGCCTTCTTGCTCGGCGGGGGCTTCCAGGGACCGGGACTCTGGCGCGCTGCTGCTAAGGTCTGTGCGGACTTGCTTCCCGCGGTGTTTTCCCCGGGCCTTGCGAAGCGTGATTTCTCAGCCTTCCCTCTCTTTTCAATCCCCTCCTTCCACCAAGTGCAAGTGTCTCATCCGCCTGAGTGCGGCCTGCCTGCGCCTCGATTTTtaagatggggaaaccaagggcAGAAGCTGTCGGCCAGGGCAACACCCGAACTGCAGGGTGGAGTTGAACGGCGATTGTCTCCTGGAACGCTTTCAGTACCTCGTGTTGGCCTTGTGTCCCTGTTAATGTGGCCACATGCACAACGCTCCTTCTCACTCGGCCGCTGAGCTCCGGTATTCGTTTTTCAGATTCCATCTAAAGATGCAGTACTCTCCTTCAGGTTTAACAAGCTGGTCAGTCCAGCCAGCCTTCACGCCGGCTTAAAATGTTGCATATCCTGTCCCCCAACCGCATAGTATTTGCAACATGACATGTGGCTTTTGCCAACCAGATGACATTTGGGCTGCAAGAATCCATGGCCCATTCTTGCCTTGGTGCAGCCAAGCTCCTTCGTTGTCTTTCCCTGAGTGCAGTCTGGGTCGGACTTCCCTGGGCTGTGACCATCAGAGATGGGCGGTGGGCCAGACACCACTCACTGCAAAGGGGGCAGTATTTTTGCAACCGGAGCTGGGAATCGCGTTCCCTTACTTCCACTAAACAAGTGGCCCGGTGCCACATTAAACTTTCCAGCTTTAATCACATAAAAATATGTagacatgttttatttataaagctCCTACCGTTTCTCTGCGTATTTTCACATTTCCGGAGCAAATAAGGAAGCAAAGACGAATGAAAGCCTCCAAATTATTCCAAGAGGAGTGAGTAACAATACCACCCTGGGATCAGACAACCTGATCTGAATGCCAGCTCCCCCTCTTGCTGGCATGTGACCCTGGCCAAGTTTCTTGACCTCTCCGTGATAGTTTCCTCACCTCTACAATGGGAGTAATACTAGCTACTTCTTAGGATTGTTTGGAATTCACTTAGAGTAAATGCACAGAGAAAGCCCTAAGGAAAGTTGGCCCATTAGCTTAAGTTGGCTTATTACCTTTGTATCACAtgaatttcaatctttttttttttttttaattttatttatttatggctgtgttgggtcttcgtttctgtgcgagggctttctctagttgcggcgagcgggggccactcttcatcgcggtgcgcgggcctctcactatcgtggcctttcttgttgcggagcacaggctccagactcgcaggctcagcaactgtggctcacgggcctagtcgcgccgcggcatgtgggattttcccataccagggctcgaacccgtgtcccctgcattggcaggcagattctcaacctctgcgccaccagggaagcccgaatttcaatcttttaaaaattgatttaaaaattcaatctttcaccaaacttttaaaaactgttatttGCAGAAAAGAAGTAATGTTGGCCTGTGTTTAACTCCTCCCTTTCTCTACAACTACCCATAAAGTGGAGTTTTAGGAGTGAAATGATGTACTCAAAGGcaggaaatataaaaaaggaagtagTAGAACTGGGAGAAGTATGACGAATCCACACACTGGATGATGAATCAAAAGATGCAAAGATAACCGACTACTTTCCCTGCATTAATATGGTTTTATTTCAGTGCCATTGATCTAATCTACATGCTTAATTTCGAGTCAACAAAGGATTGTTCAGCCCCTACTGTCTACGGTCACTGTGCTAGGAGCCTCAGGGCTACAGAAGTAAGTAAAGCACTCTTCTTACCCTGGGAGCTAACTCTAGGAGACTGGAGACCCAGTCCACACCCCATCTGCAGTTGAATCCCAGTTAACCTGCCATGACAACCTATGTTCTCTGTGCCTTTAATACCTGTGTTCAGGAGTCCCCCAATAAACATTAACCGTTTTTCATGATGACATGGTGAAAGAGAGGGATGTGGATCACAGTTTAATGTCTTGGAAAAGACATTCTCTAGACTAATCTAGACTTTGTATTAAAGGTCAAAGGATAGGtgattgtcttttttcccctccctaaTCGGTACACCACAGCTGCCCCTTAATTTATACCACCATATATGAGTCATAATTTGGCAAACATCAAAACAGAATCCCCAGCACAATGAAGACTTCTCAGTTGGATTTTGCTTTATTACTTTAATGAGGCCTTATCTCATAAATTCCCATGATGACAGTGTCTGTTATAGTATTGTCTCCGTTTCCAACTTCCTAGTCTACCCTTGCCCCTGTCCTCTCCATCCATTCTCTGCCCTGAAGACCTGGAAGGATCGGGCTTCAGCTTCCCTCTGCCACCCCAGCTATGCCTGTCACCACAGCCCCACCTCACCAGCTTCTAGACCCACTGGAGGTTttccctgacccctgacccctgacccctgaTGTCTTTAAAAGCCCCACCCTATAATGTCATCCATTCATATCATAATAATAAGTATTATTATGTTCACTCCAATATACTTAACCTCATTGGATTATCTTGGTTGTTTGTTGTCTatcaatatatccaaaatggGAACACATTTCATCTCCTCTCACCAGGGTAACTGCAGTGACCTCCTAACTTGTCCCCCTGCTTCCGCCCTGGcctacacagcagccagagtcaTTCCCCGAAAATGGAAGTCAGATCCTGTCACCTCTCTCCTCAAAAATCCTCCAGTACCTCCCCATTCTCCTCAGAGTAAAAGACAAAAGACTTTACAGTAGCCTTGCAAGCAGAGAGTGACAAGTTTGTTCATTTCAAGTTgaacaaaggaaaagattaatTGTTTTTTGTCCATAAAACAAGTAACCACCAGAATCTTTTTTAATCAATCGATGACAACCTCCCAATCAGTGACAGCCCCTGACTTCAGAAAGTCAGCCAATGAACAATAGCCCCACTCCAGtaatcctgcttccttctctaaAGGTCAATTCGTCTCTGAACAGTCCAGCTTCTAAAAGTGCCAGTCTCTGAACCCCGCACTTCCTGAAACACTATTTAAGACCACAGACTTCTCTGTTCAGAGATACTCTGCCTTATAATACAGCTGTCCTTTGCTTAGCAAGAAATATATTCTgcactttttatttgtttctttcagaCATGAAGATCTGACAAGGCCCTATGGCATCTACAATCTATTTCCTCTCCACTCCCTCCCTAACTTCATATCCTATTTTCTCCTTTGCTCACTCCACTTCCTTTTGTCCTTATTTCTGGCAGgaatgctcctgcctcagggcctttgcatttgctattCCATCTGCGTAGCACATTCTTCCTTCTGATATCCACAGAGCTCACGCTCTCACCTCCTTTTGTTTCTTACTGACACCAACCTGATCACTTATCTAGAAATTGCAATTCCAGTTCCCTACCCCCACTCTCCCTTaactgctttattattatttttttttttagtaacactTATCACCTTCTGACATACTGTAGaggttccttatttattttgtttatgttttgtgtctcttcctgctagaatgtaagctctatgaggacaaggagttttgcttgttttgttcacCCTTGCATcccaagcacatagtaggtattcaaaaaatatttgttaaaaaagaaaatttgttgaatgaatggatttttaaCATTTCACCTTATTACAATATAAACTCCTTGAGTGCAAAGACCTTGTGTTCACTGCTGTATAGTCAGGGCCTGGAACAGTGTctgcacatagtaggggctccgTAGATACGTAAGGAATGAATTCATGAGCAGGCATTGGATAACACTATACAGGTGGTCCCCGACCTAAAAGTTTCCACTTATGATTTTTCAACTTTGCAATGGTACAAAAGCAATATACAGTCAGTAGAAATTGTACTTCAAATTTTgaggggtttgttttttgttttttgttttttgttttggccacgtggctctcctgatcttagttccctgaccagggatcgaacccatgccccctgcaatggaagcgtggagccctaaccactggaccactagggagtTCCCCAAATTTTGAGTTTTGATCATGTCCCAGGCTGATGGTATTCGGTATAATACTCTCaggatgctgggcagtggcagtgagccacagctcccagtcagccacgcgATCATGAGGGTAAAAACCAGTACACGTCCAACCTTTCTGTCCCCACACAACCACTCTacttttcactttcagtatagtattcaatatattacatgagatattcaacactttatcaTAAAATAGGCTTTG
The genomic region above belongs to Balaenoptera musculus isolate JJ_BM4_2016_0621 chromosome 10, mBalMus1.pri.v3, whole genome shotgun sequence and contains:
- the NFYB gene encoding nuclear transcription factor Y subunit beta isoform X1, which codes for MKCPSPPGAVPAANAAAAGGTRLPAARPPARAGAGAGRTPARPVPLRARPRSERGAVARLFVRGAEERRDAGQAAPCSPSPQSSGPEAEEGAPGHRRAPLSAASRPAPFCAESRPGGGGTQPGPPAPILTPGPGRRAGVPGERPPSARRSAGARRGRAALSAPAPRAPRGGRALGAGPGRASRGDARQGRPRRAGGTDRSAGRAVGPGPARAPSWGGSEVPGRKEWIWFPRSLVYA